One Mucilaginibacter ginkgonis genomic region harbors:
- a CDS encoding PorP/SprF family type IX secretion system membrane protein, whose product MKNLRLIIFLLLQVCSSKLLLAQVDAHFSQYYANPLWLNPALTGVINGNARLTAQYKNQWASINNAYQTGGLTGDFRADDHIGLGINVLDQSAGSNSYNYFTGYGSFSYGFAISNDGNHRISFGLQAGIVNRTFNMNNLQFGNQFNGVGYDPSLNNFETFTNTVTTVFDSNAGVFYYDGTPDKSANVFGGVSVGHLNRPKDPFSNALDARIPLRYTFHGGVRIKAGYSLDLTPNFLYVQQQKASIKAAGLYSEFKIDNDKGLILGALYRVNDAAVANVGFRVNSLIIGTSYDFNTSSLNQATGGRGGLELSVSYVFLKHLSLPEPICPRL is encoded by the coding sequence ATGAAAAACTTAAGACTGATAATTTTCTTACTGCTGCAGGTTTGCAGCAGTAAGCTATTGCTTGCACAAGTAGATGCCCATTTCTCTCAATACTATGCTAACCCTCTTTGGCTTAATCCCGCGCTTACAGGGGTCATCAACGGCAATGCAAGGCTAACCGCGCAGTATAAAAACCAGTGGGCCAGCATCAACAACGCCTACCAAACGGGTGGCCTTACCGGCGATTTCCGTGCCGACGACCACATTGGCTTGGGTATCAACGTGCTGGACCAGTCTGCAGGCAGTAATTCATATAATTACTTTACCGGCTACGGCTCTTTTAGTTATGGTTTTGCCATTTCTAATGATGGTAACCATCGAATCAGTTTCGGATTGCAGGCGGGCATCGTTAACCGTACGTTCAATATGAACAACCTGCAATTTGGTAACCAATTTAATGGCGTTGGCTATGACCCGTCGCTCAACAACTTCGAAACATTTACTAATACCGTTACTACTGTTTTTGACAGCAACGCTGGTGTGTTTTATTACGATGGTACGCCTGATAAGTCTGCAAATGTTTTTGGCGGGGTAAGCGTAGGCCACCTTAATCGCCCCAAAGACCCTTTCAGTAACGCACTTGATGCCAGGATACCGCTTCGCTACACTTTCCACGGCGGTGTGCGGATTAAAGCAGGTTACAGCCTTGACCTTACGCCAAACTTCCTGTACGTTCAACAGCAAAAGGCCTCGATAAAAGCGGCAGGCTTATATTCTGAGTTTAAGATAGACAATGACAAGGGTTTGATTCTTGGCGCACTATACCGTGTTAACGACGCCGCCGTTGCCAACGTAGGTTTTAGGGTAAATAGCCTCATCATCGGCACCAGCTACGATTTTAATACTTCATCACTTAACCAGGCAACAGGCGGCCGCGGCGGGCTGGAGTTATCTGTAAGTTATGTATTCCTGAAACATCTATCGCTACCGGAACCAATTTGCCCAAGGCTTTAA
- a CDS encoding gliding motility-associated C-terminal domain-containing protein — MKNLSFYVLLLCLCFFFKFNDASAQRIYGSSQQTGTSGTLCVNCIVNNPANAADGNPQTYSQINVVLGVGLSGTGVQTYQDIIFSPPAVAAGKPVHIKLGTGDDLLSLSVLGSIILRPYNGATAAGPAVGAATLVTALSNNNQVELTLTPTQAYDRVRVTLDGGLVGALSSIYLYDAWYEGPGPVACNTAIDELHGISSAILGLGVNVGGVANPQLAIDGNLNTASTLNAGISALGAYAQQTVIYSSPSVVGDSVKLTLSIPQSLIDAQVFNVIAVSTANGNTDNNDARFLNSSLLTVRLLDLTNNRRKVTVTFVPTKVFDRVQLRLGGVANVLSSLDFYEAQRILPQPVVTYNGGSTANIQVCAGTTATLNVTAAANTTYSWYTAPTGGTLVATGTSFTTPALTATTTYYVAAMRNGCTDASARTPVTINVLPAPAAPVIATTSATVCAGQTATFTAATVAGITTKWYTAATGGTAIFTGNTFTTPALSQTTSYYAESDNATGCTSLTRIAVTATVQPAPATPTITLATPAINPGQTNTLTITNPQAGVTYTWYDAATGGNLVFTGLSFTTPALNATTTYYVMATEGGCSLPARASVTVTVNAAPSVTVTPPTQTINSGQTATLTASSTTPNATFNWYTQPTGGTSIFTGATFTTPPLTTNTTYYAEAVDPVSGAVSTSRASGAVIIGNSPTVTVTPPTQTINSGQTATFTASSPTAGATFNWYTTPTGGTPIFTGSTFTSPALTANTTYYAEAVDPVTNIPSATRATGTVTIGNAPSVTVTPPTQAITSGQTATFTASSTTPNATFKWYSQPTGGAPIFTGPTFTTPPLTANTTYYAEAVDPVTNAPSATRATGTVTIAATPTITVTPPAQTIASGQTATFTASSTTPNATFNWYTTPTGGTPVFTGAMFTTPPLTANTTYYAEAVDPATNIASSPRATGTITIGTTPDITVTPPTQAIQSGQTATFTASSTTPNATFNWYTTPTGGAPVFTGATFTTPALTANTTYYAEAVDPATNIASSPRASGTVTIGAQPSIAVTPPTQAIQSGQTATFTASSTTPNATFNWYTTPTGGAPVFTGATFTTPALTANTTYYAEAVDPATNIASSPRASGTVTIGAQPSIAVTPPTQTIASGETATFTASSTTSDAVFNWYTQPTGGTPVFTGPTFTTPPLTSNTTYYAEAVDPTTHIASSPRATGTVTIGAQPNVTVTPPTQTVMSGQTATFTASSPTANATFNWYTQPTGGTPIFTGATFTTPLLTADITYYAEAVDPATNLASATRATGTVTVTTPPSITVTPPSQAVNSGQTATFTASSTTPNATFNWYTQPTGGNAIYTGTTFTTPALTANTTYYVEAVDPATGAPSTTRASAAVTIGNAPSVTVTPPTVTIQSGQTATFTASSTTPGATFNWYTTPTGGTPVYTGDTFTTPPVTTNTTYYAEAIDPATNIPSGTRATGTITIANAPDITVTPPSRTINSGQTTTFTASSSTANATFNWYTTPTGGTPVFTGATFTTPALTANTTYYAEAVDPATNIPSGSRATATVTIGNAPSVAVNPPAQSVNSGQTATFTATSTDPAAIFNWYTTPTGGTPVFTGSTFTTPPLTTNTTYYAEAVDPNTNIPSSTRASATITINNAPSITVNPPSATIASGQTATFTASSNTPNATFNWYTSPTGGNPVATGATFTTPPLTNNTTYYAEAVDPATGAPSASRATATVAIGNSPSVTVTPPTQTVASGQTATFTATSTDPGATFNWYTTPTGGTPIATGSTFTSPPVTGDVTYYAEAVDPTTHIPSGTRASGTIVVGNAPSVAVTPPSRTINSGQTATFTASSNTPNAIFNWYTTPTGGTPVFTGATFTTPAITANTTYYAEAVDPTTNIPSGTRATATVTIGNAPSISVNPPVQTVSASQTATFTGSSTDPGATFNWYTTPTGGTPIFTGPVFTTPPVTGNVTYYAEAVDPATNIPSATRAPGVVNLAPSISVVPPTQSVASGQTATITASSSTPGAAFNWYTTPTGGTPIFTGPVFTTPPVTGNVTYYAAAVDPTTGAISDNRAKAVINIEPNVTVTPPTVTINAGQPATFTATSTTPNATFNWYTTPTGGTPVFTGATFKTPAITAATVYYAEAVDPASGAKTTTRATATVALNPAPDLTVNPTTVTIEAGNTATFTASSTVASAVFNWYSSPGMESPMFTGPVFTTPQLNANATYWVQAVNPVTGAVSAVVTTSVVVTTNERVFVPNAFSPNGDGRNDTFNVYGASISAVSMYVYNQWGQLLFRTDNPTQGWDGTYKGVAQPVGVYVYFVKATLTDNTTISKKGTITLIR, encoded by the coding sequence ATGAAAAATTTATCCTTTTATGTTTTATTGCTATGCCTATGCTTTTTCTTCAAATTTAATGATGCATCAGCACAAAGGATTTATGGCAGCAGCCAGCAAACCGGTACATCCGGTACGCTCTGCGTAAACTGTATCGTAAACAATCCTGCGAACGCGGCAGATGGCAATCCGCAGACTTATTCGCAGATCAACGTAGTGCTGGGCGTCGGTCTCTCGGGCACAGGTGTCCAAACCTACCAGGATATAATTTTCTCACCTCCGGCAGTCGCGGCAGGAAAACCTGTACACATTAAGTTGGGAACCGGCGATGACCTCCTTAGTCTGAGTGTTCTTGGCAGTATAATTTTAAGACCTTATAACGGCGCTACAGCAGCCGGTCCGGCAGTGGGCGCTGCAACGCTGGTGACCGCTTTGAGCAATAACAACCAGGTTGAACTTACGCTTACTCCGACACAGGCATATGACCGGGTGCGGGTTACACTCGACGGCGGCCTTGTTGGCGCTTTATCCAGTATCTATTTATATGACGCCTGGTACGAGGGCCCCGGCCCTGTGGCATGCAACACTGCAATAGACGAGTTGCATGGTATATCTTCTGCTATATTAGGCTTAGGTGTCAACGTAGGGGGCGTAGCAAATCCTCAATTAGCGATCGATGGCAACCTCAACACTGCCTCTACGCTTAACGCCGGAATATCAGCGCTAGGCGCCTATGCACAGCAAACCGTGATATATAGTTCGCCGTCTGTTGTGGGCGATTCGGTAAAACTGACCTTGTCTATCCCCCAATCATTGATAGACGCCCAGGTGTTCAATGTAATTGCAGTTTCAACGGCAAACGGCAACACCGATAATAATGATGCGCGGTTTCTAAATTCATCCCTGCTGACAGTTCGCTTGCTTGATCTAACCAATAACCGCAGAAAGGTTACGGTGACTTTTGTCCCTACAAAAGTTTTTGACCGGGTGCAGCTTAGATTAGGCGGTGTGGCTAACGTGCTTAGTTCCCTTGATTTTTACGAAGCGCAGCGGATACTCCCGCAGCCGGTTGTAACATACAATGGTGGCAGCACGGCTAACATTCAGGTGTGTGCAGGTACAACTGCAACATTAAATGTAACAGCCGCGGCCAATACTACTTATAGTTGGTATACCGCGCCTACCGGAGGTACACTTGTAGCTACAGGCACATCATTTACAACGCCAGCGCTTACAGCAACAACAACCTATTATGTTGCAGCAATGCGCAATGGTTGTACCGACGCATCGGCACGTACTCCTGTTACCATCAACGTGCTACCTGCGCCGGCAGCACCTGTCATTGCAACCACCTCGGCAACGGTTTGCGCAGGGCAAACCGCAACATTTACCGCGGCAACCGTAGCGGGTATAACCACTAAATGGTATACAGCGGCTACCGGCGGTACAGCAATTTTTACTGGCAATACATTCACTACCCCTGCGCTTTCACAAACAACAAGTTATTATGCCGAATCTGACAACGCTACCGGTTGTACAAGTTTAACGCGTATTGCGGTAACCGCAACTGTACAGCCTGCTCCGGCTACACCGACAATTACTTTGGCAACACCGGCAATAAATCCGGGGCAAACAAATACACTTACTATTACCAATCCGCAAGCGGGCGTTACTTACACCTGGTATGACGCCGCAACAGGCGGCAACCTGGTATTCACCGGCTTATCATTTACTACACCAGCGCTAAACGCCACCACTACCTATTATGTTATGGCCACAGAGGGCGGATGTAGTTTGCCGGCACGCGCCAGCGTAACGGTAACCGTAAACGCTGCACCTTCTGTTACAGTAACGCCGCCAACACAAACCATCAATAGCGGACAAACAGCCACGCTTACTGCATCGTCAACCACGCCAAATGCTACATTTAATTGGTATACGCAGCCAACAGGTGGCACATCGATCTTCACAGGCGCAACATTTACAACACCTCCTCTCACTACTAATACCACTTATTATGCAGAGGCTGTTGACCCTGTTTCAGGAGCGGTGTCAACCTCACGCGCCAGTGGTGCCGTCATTATTGGCAACTCGCCAACTGTGACTGTTACCCCGCCAACGCAAACGATAAACAGCGGGCAAACAGCCACATTCACAGCGTCTTCGCCTACTGCAGGCGCAACCTTTAATTGGTACACAACACCTACCGGCGGTACACCAATTTTTACAGGCTCAACCTTTACAAGCCCTGCGCTTACTGCAAATACTACTTATTATGCAGAAGCGGTCGATCCGGTAACAAACATCCCATCTGCCACAAGGGCAACAGGTACTGTTACTATCGGCAACGCGCCATCAGTAACTGTCACTCCGCCAACCCAGGCGATTACCAGCGGGCAAACCGCAACGTTTACGGCGTCGTCCACAACACCTAACGCCACCTTTAAGTGGTATTCACAGCCAACAGGCGGCGCACCGATCTTTACCGGACCAACATTTACAACTCCGCCGCTAACGGCTAACACCACCTACTATGCCGAGGCTGTGGACCCGGTAACAAACGCGCCATCTGCTACCCGCGCAACCGGAACGGTAACCATAGCTGCCACACCAACAATAACAGTTACGCCACCGGCACAAACCATTGCCAGCGGGCAAACTGCTACTTTCACAGCTTCATCTACAACACCGAATGCTACCTTCAACTGGTACACAACGCCTACAGGCGGTACACCTGTATTTACCGGTGCAATGTTTACTACGCCTCCGTTAACCGCTAATACAACCTATTATGCCGAAGCGGTAGACCCGGCCACCAACATCGCGTCTTCTCCGAGGGCTACCGGTACGATAACGATCGGCACTACGCCGGATATCACAGTAACTCCGCCGACACAAGCTATCCAAAGCGGGCAAACGGCTACGTTCACAGCATCATCTACTACGCCTAATGCAACCTTTAACTGGTATACGACACCAACCGGCGGCGCGCCTGTATTTACAGGTGCAACTTTTACCACGCCTGCACTTACCGCAAACACAACTTACTATGCGGAAGCAGTAGACCCGGCAACCAATATAGCGTCATCGCCCCGTGCAAGCGGTACAGTAACCATTGGTGCGCAACCGAGTATCGCGGTTACTCCGCCGACACAAGCTATCCAAAGCGGGCAAACGGCTACGTTCACAGCATCATCTACTACGCCTAATGCAACCTTTAACTGGTATACAACACCAACCGGCGGCGCGCCTGTATTTACAGGTGCAACTTTTACCACGCCTGCACTTACCGCAAACACAACTTACTATGCGGAAGCAGTAGACCCGGCAACCAATATAGCGTCATCGCCCCGTGCAAGCGGTACAGTAACCATTGGTGCGCAACCGAGTATCGCGGTTACTCCGCCGACACAAACCATAGCCAGTGGTGAAACAGCAACTTTCACTGCTTCCTCAACCACATCTGACGCCGTGTTCAACTGGTATACGCAACCTACTGGCGGCACACCTGTATTTACCGGTCCAACATTTACAACCCCGCCGCTTACGTCTAACACAACTTACTATGCGGAAGCGGTTGACCCAACAACTCATATTGCGTCATCGCCGCGGGCAACAGGAACAGTGACTATTGGAGCTCAGCCTAACGTAACCGTTACGCCACCTACGCAAACAGTTATGAGCGGGCAAACTGCAACATTTACAGCCAGCTCGCCTACCGCGAATGCTACCTTCAATTGGTATACCCAACCAACAGGCGGTACACCAATATTTACAGGCGCTACGTTTACAACGCCACTGCTGACCGCAGATATTACTTATTATGCAGAAGCTGTTGATCCTGCAACCAATCTGGCATCGGCAACCCGCGCCACCGGAACAGTTACTGTTACCACACCACCAAGCATTACGGTAACACCACCAAGCCAGGCAGTCAACAGCGGCCAGACAGCGACATTTACAGCTTCGTCCACCACGCCAAACGCAACATTCAACTGGTATACGCAGCCAACAGGTGGTAATGCTATCTACACAGGCACTACCTTCACCACTCCGGCATTAACCGCTAACACTACTTATTATGTTGAAGCTGTCGATCCTGCCACCGGCGCTCCATCAACCACAAGGGCAAGTGCAGCCGTGACAATAGGCAACGCGCCAAGCGTGACCGTAACGCCGCCGACTGTAACTATCCAAAGCGGACAGACCGCTACCTTTACCGCGTCATCAACTACACCGGGTGCAACCTTTAACTGGTACACTACCCCAACGGGCGGCACACCTGTGTATACCGGGGATACCTTTACAACTCCGCCGGTAACCACCAATACTACTTATTATGCCGAAGCGATAGACCCTGCCACCAACATTCCTTCCGGGACAAGGGCCACAGGCACCATAACTATCGCTAATGCGCCGGATATAACAGTAACCCCGCCATCGCGCACCATTAACAGCGGGCAAACCACCACATTCACTGCCTCATCTTCGACTGCGAACGCAACCTTTAACTGGTATACTACTCCTACAGGCGGCACGCCAGTATTTACCGGCGCCACATTCACTACGCCTGCACTGACAGCTAATACCACTTATTATGCAGAAGCGGTGGATCCTGCCACAAACATCCCATCAGGGAGCAGGGCAACAGCTACGGTTACAATCGGCAACGCGCCATCAGTAGCGGTTAACCCACCGGCACAATCTGTAAACAGCGGACAGACAGCCACCTTCACAGCTACGTCTACAGATCCGGCCGCTATCTTTAACTGGTATACCACACCAACAGGCGGCACACCGGTATTCACAGGATCAACGTTTACAACGCCGCCGTTAACAACCAATACCACTTATTACGCAGAGGCGGTTGACCCTAACACGAATATCCCGTCTTCTACAAGGGCGTCGGCTACCATTACCATAAATAATGCACCGTCGATTACTGTAAATCCGCCATCGGCAACTATCGCCAGCGGGCAAACAGCAACATTTACGGCATCATCAAACACACCAAATGCCACCTTCAATTGGTACACCAGCCCTACAGGCGGTAACCCGGTTGCAACAGGTGCAACATTTACAACCCCGCCACTGACCAATAATACTACCTATTATGCAGAGGCGGTTGATCCGGCTACAGGTGCGCCATCCGCGTCAAGGGCTACCGCGACTGTCGCCATCGGTAATTCGCCCAGCGTAACAGTTACGCCGCCAACCCAGACAGTTGCCAGCGGACAAACAGCCACGTTCACAGCTACCTCTACCGACCCCGGCGCAACCTTTAATTGGTATACAACCCCAACGGGAGGCACTCCTATCGCTACAGGCAGCACCTTTACCAGCCCGCCTGTAACCGGTGACGTAACGTATTATGCCGAAGCAGTGGATCCGACAACACACATTCCATCCGGAACCAGGGCAAGCGGAACAATTGTGGTTGGTAATGCGCCAAGTGTAGCGGTTACACCGCCGTCGCGGACAATTAACAGCGGCCAAACTGCGACCTTTACCGCATCTTCTAATACTCCAAACGCGATCTTCAACTGGTACACCACACCAACAGGCGGCACACCGGTATTCACCGGCGCAACGTTTACTACACCTGCAATTACGGCCAATACAACCTATTATGCGGAAGCGGTTGACCCTACCACCAACATACCATCGGGTACCAGGGCAACAGCGACAGTAACCATAGGTAATGCACCAAGCATATCCGTTAACCCGCCGGTGCAAACTGTGAGTGCCAGCCAGACAGCTACATTTACCGGTAGCTCAACAGACCCGGGTGCAACATTTAATTGGTATACAACGCCAACGGGCGGCACCCCTATTTTCACAGGCCCTGTGTTTACCACGCCGCCAGTAACGGGCAACGTAACTTATTATGCAGAAGCGGTAGACCCTGCTACCAACATTCCGTCAGCTACGCGTGCACCGGGCGTGGTAAACCTTGCGCCATCTATAAGCGTTGTCCCACCTACTCAAAGCGTTGCAAGCGGGCAGACTGCTACGATTACCGCAAGTTCTTCAACCCCGGGTGCGGCATTTAACTGGTACACCACACCAACAGGCGGTACGCCAATATTCACCGGCCCTGTGTTTACAACACCGCCGGTAACAGGCAACGTTACCTACTACGCCGCGGCCGTTGATCCTACAACAGGTGCGATATCAGATAACCGGGCTAAAGCGGTGATCAATATCGAACCAAATGTAACTGTGACACCACCAACCGTAACCATCAATGCCGGGCAGCCCGCAACTTTTACGGCAACGTCTACCACACCCAATGCTACATTTAACTGGTACACCACGCCAACAGGCGGAACGCCGGTATTTACAGGCGCAACCTTTAAAACCCCTGCAATTACTGCAGCCACCGTTTACTACGCCGAGGCAGTTGACCCTGCAAGCGGCGCTAAAACAACTACGAGGGCCACTGCTACAGTCGCGCTTAATCCTGCGCCTGATCTTACCGTCAACCCAACAACCGTGACTATCGAAGCCGGCAATACCGCCACGTTTACGGCATCCTCAACGGTGGCAAGTGCTGTGTTCAACTGGTACAGCTCGCCGGGCATGGAGTCGCCGATGTTTACCGGTCCGGTATTTACAACACCACAGCTCAATGCCAATGCTACCTATTGGGTACAAGCGGTGAACCCCGTAACAGGTGCGGTATCTGCCGTGGTAACAACATCTGTGGTGGTCACTACCAACGAGCGGGTTTTTGTACCAAATGCTTTCTCGCCAAACGGTGACGGCCGCAATGATACCTTCAATGTATACGGCGCGTCCATCAGCGCGGTAAGCATGTATGTGTACAACCAATGGGGGCAATTACTCTTCCGCACAGACAATCCAACCCAAGGCTGGGACGGCACCTATAAGGGCGTAGCCCAACCGGTTGGCGTTTATGTGTACTTCGTAAAAGCCACTCTTACAGACAACACAACTATCTCTAAAAAAGGAACTATAACACTCATCCGATGA